From a region of the Candidatus Sysuiplasma jiujiangense genome:
- a CDS encoding type II/IV secretion system ATPase subunit, with translation MASTAETSHESETQRRSIPSLIGESYKRFLSKRGNRRVKIKMPRDEVDRKMDWAEGKGSPYTVIPPLLKPTMEVVEIYPVRKMYSYIRVTYDSESSEYLLEAIEPQLTETETKLLSLLKNSLQRTLDYEYKQLSQMDRKEYLKRSIESFLSTRGLNLTPITKDKLAYYIIRDFIGYGPVDIFINDVFGEDVSCDGVDVPIFVFHKKYESVKTNVVFRDEEQLNSFVVYIGQKCGKQISVSNPILDGTTPEGHRLQATYAREVTSRGSSFTFRLFKEKPFTPVDMINYGTASPEMIAYLWMSVEAGESAMIIGGTGNGKTSTLNAISLFIPPSAKIVTMEDTREINLPHENWIPGSTRSGVGEKNAQGKAPGEIDMFDLVRAALRQRPNYIIVGEVRGKEAYTMFQAMATGHTTYSTMHADSVKLMINRLENPPINIPRILLTALRTVVVQQQVRVGKENARRIRNIVELIGFEPGTNEIITNVVFEWDQVKDYFNFKGHSALFDKLMDLKNWTHEELNDEFNRRIDIVRYMVLREMNNHMDIWALINKYYRDQEGTMQMVRSTLSRTVKVAEDAVVV, from the coding sequence ATGGCATCAACCGCAGAAACTTCACACGAGAGCGAGACACAGAGAAGGAGCATCCCATCACTCATAGGTGAAAGCTACAAACGCTTCCTTTCAAAGAGAGGGAACAGGCGTGTCAAGATCAAAATGCCCAGGGATGAGGTTGACAGGAAGATGGACTGGGCTGAGGGCAAGGGCTCTCCGTACACCGTTATACCCCCCCTCCTCAAGCCGACTATGGAAGTTGTCGAAATATACCCTGTCAGGAAAATGTATTCCTATATCAGGGTCACATACGACAGCGAATCCAGCGAATACCTTCTTGAAGCAATCGAACCGCAGCTGACAGAGACCGAGACGAAACTTCTCTCACTGCTGAAGAATTCACTGCAGCGGACGCTCGATTATGAATACAAGCAGCTCTCGCAGATGGACAGGAAGGAATACCTGAAGCGCAGCATTGAGAGTTTCCTGAGCACAAGGGGCCTTAACCTGACACCCATTACAAAGGACAAGCTTGCATATTACATCATAAGGGACTTCATCGGATACGGTCCTGTGGACATTTTTATAAACGACGTCTTCGGAGAAGACGTGAGCTGTGATGGAGTGGATGTTCCGATATTTGTATTCCACAAGAAGTACGAGAGCGTCAAAACAAATGTTGTCTTCAGGGATGAAGAACAGCTGAACTCATTTGTTGTCTACATAGGCCAGAAATGCGGTAAGCAGATAAGCGTTTCAAATCCCATACTTGACGGCACCACCCCTGAAGGTCACAGACTTCAGGCGACCTATGCGAGAGAGGTGACAAGCAGGGGATCCTCATTCACCTTCAGGCTGTTCAAGGAAAAGCCGTTCACTCCGGTGGACATGATAAACTACGGGACTGCGTCCCCAGAAATGATAGCATACCTCTGGATGAGCGTGGAAGCCGGGGAATCCGCAATGATAATAGGAGGAACGGGAAACGGCAAAACTTCCACACTCAACGCGATCTCCCTCTTCATTCCGCCGAGTGCAAAGATCGTCACGATGGAGGACACGAGGGAAATAAATCTTCCCCATGAAAACTGGATACCTGGAAGCACAAGATCCGGCGTGGGAGAGAAAAACGCCCAGGGGAAGGCGCCCGGGGAAATAGACATGTTCGACCTTGTGAGGGCAGCTCTCAGACAGAGACCTAACTACATCATTGTCGGTGAAGTCAGGGGAAAGGAAGCCTACACGATGTTTCAGGCAATGGCAACCGGGCACACGACCTACTCGACCATGCATGCAGACAGCGTCAAACTGATGATCAACAGGCTGGAGAATCCGCCAATCAACATACCGAGGATACTGCTAACCGCGCTCAGGACGGTTGTGGTACAGCAGCAGGTCAGGGTCGGAAAGGAAAATGCAAGGCGCATCCGGAATATCGTTGAACTCATAGGATTCGAGCCGGGCACCAACGAAATCATAACCAACGTTGTCTTTGAATGGGATCAGGTCAAAGATTATTTCAACTTCAAGGGGCACAGTGCCCTGTTTGACAAACTCATGGATCTGAAAAACTGGACCCACGAGGAGCTGAACGACGAGTTCAACAGAAGGATCGACATAGTGCGGTACATGGTTCTGAGAGAAATGAACAATCACATGGATATCTGGGCCCTCATCAATAAATATTACAGGGATCAGGAAGGAACGATGCAGATGGTGCGGTCGACACTCAGCAGGACTGTTAAAGTTGCGGAGGATGCGGTAGTTGTCTAG